One Pyrus communis chromosome 4, drPyrComm1.1, whole genome shotgun sequence genomic region harbors:
- the LOC137731210 gene encoding uncharacterized protein — MSGSGDSEVRTPIFLGENSEFWRIKMVTIFKSLRLWNLVENGVKTSDSNKKKVEGSSEDDGDEEMAVVLMKDPKALGIIQNVVSNQIFPRIANAKSAKMTWDLLYGEYHGGDQVRSVKLQNLRPEFEYAIMRDDETLSGYLTRLNDLINQMKTFGEILSNEKLVQKVLISLIKPYDPICLVIENTKCLKTVELQEVVAILKSQEQRFDLHSVDTTERAFVSLSVNPKEQNKGGAHSGSSRFQRNWNSKGKKWESKPKFQQKSPMNTYQNMNVSQSMSQKVAKPRCKVCSKYHFGECRYKGKPKCFNCDKFGHWAGECNAAKIVQKANNANQVER, encoded by the coding sequence ATGTCTGGATCTGGAGACTCAGAAGTGAGAACTCCAATTTTCTTAGGTGAGAACTCCGAGTTCTGGAGAATCAAGATGGTGACAATTTTCAAATCACTTAGGTTATGGAATCTGGTGGAGAATGGAGTTAAAACTTCTGATTCAAATAAGAAGAAGGTTGAAGGATCATCGGAGGATGATGGAGATGAAGAAATGGCTGTTGTGTTGATGAAAGACCCAAAGGCTTTGGGAATCATACAAAATGTAGTTTCAAATCAAATCTTCCCACGAATCGCCAATGCAAAATCAGCAAAGATGACATGGGATTTATTGTATGGTGAGTACCATGGTGGTGATCAGGTAAGGTCTGTGAAATTGCAAAATCTGAGACCTGAATTCGAATATGCTATAATGCGTGATGATGAAACTCTATCTGGTTATCTTACTAGGCTAAATGACTTGATTAATCAGATGAAAACGTTTGGTGAAATTTTGTCTAATGAAAAACTTGTACAAAAAGTTCTAATTAGCCTTATTAAACCATATGATCCCATATGTCTAGTCATTGAGAATACAAAGTGTTTGAAGACTGTAGAATTACAGGAGGTTGTGGCAATTTTGAAAAGCCAAGAACAACGTTTCGATTTGCACAGTGTTGATACCACTGAGAGAGCCTTTGTTTCACTCTCTGTGAATCCAAAGGAACAAAACAAAGGTGGTGCTCATTCTGGTTCATCCAGATTTCAGAGAAACTGGAATTCTAAAGGAAAgaaatgggaatcaaaacctaAGTTTCAGCAGAAATCTCCCATGAATACTTATCAAAATATGAATGTATCTCAGTCAATGAGTCAAAAGGTTGCAAAGCCTCGGTGCAAGGTGTGTTCTAAGTAccattttggtgagtgtagaTACAAAGGGAAGCCAAAATGCTTCAATTGTGATAAATTTGGACATTGGGCTGGAGAATGTAATGCGGCTAAAATAGTGCAAAAGGCAAACAATGCTAATCAAGTGGAGAGATGA
- the LOC137730738 gene encoding MLP-like protein 43 has translation MSNSSKVETSVEIKSEANRFHEFFARTPYEICNISPDKVPSHKLLEGEWGKVGCVFLWDYIEDGKPTFSKELTEAIDDVNHSVTFTVLEGNPLDRYKSFKITLQVTPKLGVHDEGSVVNLVLQYEKLHDGVPDPQLQLQLAVILVKETDNFLTQE, from the exons ATGTCAAATTCTAGCAAGGTGGAGACGAGTGTTGAAATCAAGTCTGAAGCAAACAGGTTCCATGAATTCTTCGCACGAACACCGTACGAAATATGCAACATCAGCCCCGACAAAGTTCCGAGTCATAAATTACTTGAAGGTGAATGGGGTAAAGTGGGTTGTGTCTTCTTGTGGGATTATATTGAAG ATGGGAAACCAACTTTTTCCAAGGAGTTAACTGAAGCCATAGACGATGTAAATCATTCGGTGACTTTCACAGTGCTTGAAGGAAACCCTCTAGATCGATACAAGAGCTTTAAGATCACTTTACAAGTTACTCCAAAATTAGGAGTTCATGATGAGGGCAGCGTGGTGAATTTGGTCCTACAATATGAAAAGCTACATGATGGGGTTCCGGATCCACAACTTCAGCTCCAGTTGGCTGTTATTCTTGTTAAGGAGACTGATAATTTCCTCACCCAAGAATAA
- the LOC137731212 gene encoding LOW QUALITY PROTEIN: inositol diphosphatase DSP3-like (The sequence of the model RefSeq protein was modified relative to this genomic sequence to represent the inferred CDS: deleted 2 bases in 1 codon; substituted 1 base at 1 genomic stop codon): MTNIDNVLERPINFSMVDEGVFRSGFPQPSNFPFLQSLQLRSIIYLCPEPYPEESLEFLRSQGIRLFQFGIEGKKERSTSPLIPAETISEALKVLVDVENHPVLIHCKRGKHRTGCLVGCLRKFQNWCLSSALEEYQRFAGEKSRRTDLRFIETFDVLGLKGDAFGILRHYYXAYASGKRRLLYKQELQIHKP, translated from the exons ATGACCAACATCGACAACGTTTTGGAGCGGCCCATCAATTTCTCGATGGTGGATGAGGGCGTATTCCGATCAGGCTTCCCGCAGCCGTCAAACTTCCCATTCCTCCAATCCCTTCAACTCCGTTCCATTATCTATCTCTGCCCCGAGCCCTACCCGGAGGAGAGTTTGGAGTTTCTTCGGTCGCAAGGCATTCGGCTCTTCCAGTTCGGAATCGAGGGCAAGAAGGAGCGGTCTACGTCTCCGCTGATTCCAGCAGAGACCATCTCCGAGGCACTGAAAGTTTTGGTTGATGTTGAGAATCATCCGGTGTTGATCCACTGCAAACGCGGCAAGCATCGGACTGGTTGTCTGGTGGGTTGCCTGAGGAAATTTCAGAATTGGTGTTTGTCTTCGGCGTTAGAGGAGTACCAGCGGTTTGCCGGCGAAAAATCTAGGAGGACGGATTTGAGATTTATAGAGACGTTTGACGTATTGGGCCTCAAGGGGGACGCTTTC GGCATTCTCCGCCATTATTATTAAGCTTATGCTTCCGGAAAGAGGCGGTTGTTGTACAAACAAGAGTTGCAAATCCATAAACCCTAG
- the LOC137730558 gene encoding protein RALF-like 33, whose protein sequence is MANSYAIIFSLAFVAALIISVDAGGDHGVSWVPVRPRCEGSVAECMDDRDDEFGMDSEISRRILATSRNISYDALQRNTVPCSQRGASSNNCKPGAQSQSNPYNRGCSANTRCRS, encoded by the coding sequence ATGGCCAATTCCTATGCGATTATCTTTTCCTTGGCCTTCGTGGCCGCTCTGATCATCTCAGTTGATGCAGGCGGCGATCATGGTGTGAGCTGGGTTCCAGTGAGACCTCGCTGTGAGGGTTCTGTAGCAGAGTGCATGGATGATCGTGATGATGAGTTTGGCATGGACTCGGAGATTAGCAGGCGCATCTTGGCCACCTCACGAAACATAAGCTATGACGCTCTGCAGAGAAACACTGTGCCTTGCTCTCAGAGAGGTGCTTCCTCCAACAACTGCAAGCCGGGTGCTCAGAGTCAGAGCAACCCCTACAACCGTGGATGCAGTGCTAATACTCGTTGCCGGAGTTGA
- the LOC137732564 gene encoding MLP-like protein 329 — translation MAVSGAGACKLTVQAEVEIKANADKLYKVISNQHHDVPKAASDKIHDVAVHEGDWETSGSVKLWKYTLDGNVETFKEKVEIDEANKWVSLTALEGSHVLDNYKSYKIIFQVTPKSEGGSVKITLEYEKLNENDPPPQKYLSFMVNVIKDIDAHLLKE, via the exons atggcagTGAGTGGAGCTGGTGCTTGCAAGCTGACTGTGCAGGCTGAGGTAGAGATCAAAGCCAACGCTGATAAGTTGTACAAAGTCATCAGCAACCAGCACCACGACGTCCCCAAAGCAGCCTCTGATAAAATACACGATGTTGCAGTACATGAAGGTGATTGGGAAACGTCTGGCTCTGTCAAGCTCTGGAAATACACCCTAG ATGGAAATGTCGAGACTTTCAAGGAAAAGGTGGAAATAGATGAAGCAAACAAGTGGGTGAGTCTTACAGCTCTGGAAGGATCACATGTGCTGGACAATTACAAAAGCTACAAGATCATTTTCCAGGTCACTCCAAAGAGTGAAGGAGGTTCTGTGAAAATTACTTTAGAATATGAAAAACTCAACGAGAACGATCCGCCTCCACAGAAATACCTCAGCTTTATGGTCAATGTCATTAAAGATATTGATGCACATCTTCTCAAGGAATAA
- the LOC137731214 gene encoding rapid alkalinization factor-like, with protein sequence MANSSAIIFLLIFVAALVISVYAGGDHGVSWIPVRPRCEGSVAECMHDRDDEFGMDSEISRRILTTSRNISYEAMQRNTVPCSQRGASSNNCKPGAQSQSNPYNRGCSANARCRS encoded by the coding sequence ATGGCAAATTCCTCTGCGATTATCTTTTTGTTGATTTTCGTGGCCGCTCTGGTCATCTCCGTTTATGCAGGTGGCGATCATGGGGTGAGCTGGATTCCAGTGAGACCTCGCTGCGAGGGTTCTGTGGCAGAGTGCATGCATGATCGTGATGATGAGTTTGGCATGGACTCGGAGATTAGCAGGCGCATCTTGACCACCTCTCGAAACATAAGCTATGAAGCTATGCAGAGAAACACTGTGCCTTGCTCTCAGAGAGGTGCTTCCTCCAACAACTGCAAGCCGGGTGCTCAGAGTCAGAGCAACCCCTACAACCGTGGATGCAGTGCTAATGCTCGTTGCCGAAGTTGA
- the LOC137732563 gene encoding MLP-like protein 329: MAVSGAGTCKLETLEAEVEIKAKADQLYKFISNKHHDVPKAASDKIYDVTVHEGDWETSDSVKLWKYTVDGNVETYKEKVEIDEANKRVSLEALEGSHVLDNYKSYKVTYQVITPNSEGSSVKITLEYEKLSENDPPPQKYLGFVVNVIKDVDAHLLKE, from the exons atggctGTGAGTGGAGCTGGTACTTGCAAGCTGGAGACTCTGGAGGCTGAGGTAGAGATCAAAGCCAAAGCTGATCAGCTGTACAAATTCATCAGCAACAAGCACCATGACGTCCCCAAAGCAGCCTCTGATAAAATATACGATGTTACAGTACATGAAGGTGACTGGGAAACTTCTGACTCTGTCAAGCTCTGGAAATACACCGTAG ATGGAAATGTCGAGACTTACAAGGAAAAGGTGGAAATAGATGAAGCAAACAAGCGGGTGAGTCTTGAAGCTTTGGAAGGATCACATGTGCTGGACAATTACAAAAGCTACAAGGTCACTTACCAGGTCATCACTCCAAATAGTGAAGGAAGTTCTGTGAAAATTACTTTAGAATATGAAAAACTCAGCGAGAACGATCCGCCTCCACAGAAGTACCTCGGCTTTGTGGTCAATGTCATTAAAGATGTAGATGCACATCTTCTCAAGGAATAA
- the LOC137732422 gene encoding MLP-like protein 328, whose amino-acid sequence MVLHGKIGTEIEIKAPADKLYNMFKSAHLIPNISNTHIKGVDVHEGDWETHGSIKIWKYELGDHVGIFKEQVELDDENKAATLKGLEGEVFKYYKSFKGVYKFTQKDESTCIANLWIEYEKLNENVEAPDRYVGLMVKLVQDLDAHFLGA is encoded by the exons ATGGTTCTGCATGGTAAAATTGGGACCGAAATAGAAATTAAGGCACCAGCTGACAAGTTGTACAACATGTTCAAGAGCGCCCACCTCATCCCAAACATTTCTAATACCCATATCAAAGGAGTTGATGTGCATGAAGGAGACTGGGAAACACACGGCTCTATTAAGATTTGGAAATATGAATTAG gggacCATGTCGGGATATTCAAGGAACAGGTGGAGCTAGACGATGAGAACAAGGCCGCAACTCTGAAAGGATTGGAAGGAGAAGTGTTCAAGTATTATAAGAGCTTCAAGGGTGTCTATAAATTCACTCAAAAAGATGAAAGCACCTGCATTGCCAACCTGTGGATCGAATACGAGAAACTGAATGAGAATGTTGAAGCTCCAGATAGATATGTCGGTTTGATGGTTAAACTCGTCCAGGATCTTGACGCTCACTTTCTGGGagcataa